CTTTGAATTGGCTGCGATCAAGACCGTTTTGCCACTCAAAGAAGCTGTGACGCCAGAAGGAACAGTTGTTGACGAAGGCGGAGCAATCGAAGAATAAAACGGGATTCTATCACTCCCGTTTTTCTATGATATGAGAGGAAAAGGGATGAAAAAAATAGTATTTGTGTGCTTAGGAAATATTTGCCGTAGCCCCATGGCAGAGTTTGTGATGAAGTCCATGACGAGTGATTATCAAGTTGAGAGTCGTGCAACTTCGTCTTGGGAACATGGCAATCCAATTCATAAGGGAACGCAGGCGATTTTCCAGCAGTATCAGATCCCGTATGACAAAGATAAAACATCGCTTCAGATTGGCAGAGAAGACTTTGAATCGTTTGATTATATTATCGGTATGGATGCTTCAAACCTTTCAGATCTGCGTCACATGTGTCCTCAGGAACTACAGTACAAAATTTACTCTTTTGCATCTGAAAGTGTCCCAGATCCTTGGTATACAGGAGATTTTGAGGAAACCTATACTCGTATCACAAGTGGATGTCAAAGCTGGCTAGATCGATTAGAAAAAGAGAGTGACAATGGAAAAGCTTAAACAATTTTATGAGAAGTGTAGAGTTTACCTAACTCGTCCTAGGATAGAGCTCATTGCAGTTGTCGTAATGGTAATCTGTGCTCTTTCGGTATTTCTACTAAATACGCCTAAAAAGGGTGTCCTGACACTTGATAGTGGAGCTCTTGTTTATGATGGCACCTTGGTACGAGGGAAAATGAATGGTCAAGGAACCTTGACCTTTGAAAATGGAGACCAATATACAGGTGATTTCAATAATGGTGCCTTTAATGGAAAAGGGACTTTCCAATCAAAAGATGGCTGGAAATATGAAGGTGATTTTGTAAATGGTCAGGCTGAAGGTCAAGGGAAGTTGACTACAGAGCAAGAAGTCGTTTATGAAGGAACCTTTAAGCAAGGCGTTTTTCAGCAAAAACAGTAGTCTCCAAGTTAGGAGACTATTTTTCAAAACCGGCAAGAAAGCGCTTTCTTTGTTTGGATTCGATAACTAACTATCAACTAGAAAAACTTTGTGAAATAAAAAAATTTTCTCCATAATTTCACAATCATCCGGCCAAAACTCTATTGCACAGCCATATTGAGAAAAAAATCACAATTTCAGAAAAATTCTTTGTGAAATACTTATGAAACTGTTTACAAAGCATAAAAAAAGAGTTATAATAAACTTGTGAAAAAATTAACAAAGGATAACATCCTTAAAGGCTATGGAGGATAATATGGCTGATAAAAAAACAGTAACACCAGAGGAAAAGCAACTTGCTGCTGAGAAGCATGTCGACGGTCTCGTGAAAAAAGCCTTGGTTGCGCTTGATGAAATGCGCAAGTTGAACCAAGAGCAAGTTGACTATATCGTGGCAAAAGCTTCGGTTGCAGCACTTGACGCACATGGTATCCTTGCACAACATGCAGTTGAAGAAACTGGCCGTGGGGTATTTGAAGACAAGGCAACAAAAAACCTATTTGCCTGTGAACACGTAGTGAACAATATGCGTGGAGTTAAAACAGTTGGAGTTATTGAAGATGATCCAATTACAGGTTTGACAAAGATTGCGGAGCCTGTCGGGGTAATCTGTGGTGTCACTCCTACCACAAACCCAACTTCAACAGCGATTTTCAAATCACTCATTGCTTTGAAAACACGTAACCCAATCGTTTTCGCTTTCCACCCATCAGCTCAAGAATCATCAGCACACGCAGCACAAATCGTTCGCGATGCAGCCATCGCAGCCGGTGCACCTGAAAACTGTGTACAATGGATTACAAAGCCATCCATGGAAGCAACTGGAGCGCTAATGAACCACGAAGGTGTTGCAACTATTCTTGCAACTGGTGGGAATGCTATGGTTAAAGCTGCATACTCATGTGGAAAACCAGCTCTTGGGGTAGGTGCCGGAAACGTTCCTGCCTATGTGGAAAAATCAGCTGACCTTCGTCAAGCGGCTCATGACATCGTGATGTCTAAATCATTTGATAATGGGATGGTCTGTGCATCAGAACAAGCGGTTATCATTGATAAAGAAGTGTATGACGAATTTGTAGAAGAATTCAAATCATATCACACTTACTTTGTAAACAAGAAAGAAAAAGCACTTCTTGAAGAATTCTGTTTTGGTGTGAAAGCAAACAGCAAAAACTGTGCAGGTGCTAAACTAAATGCAAACATTGTTGGTAAACCAGCAGCATGGATTGCTGAACAAGCAGGATTTAGCGTTCCAGAAGGAACAAACATCTTGGCTGCAGAATGTGCAGAAGTAGGACCAAAAGAACCATTGACTCGTGAAAAATTGTCACCAGTTATCGCTGTCCTAAAAGCTGAAGATACAGAAGACGGTCTTAAAAAAGCTCGTCAAATGGTTGAGTTTAACGGACTTGGTCACTCAGCAGCCATCCATACAAAAGACGAAGCTCTTGCTAAACGCTTTGGTACAGAAATCAAAGCAATGCGTATTATCTGGAACTCTCCATCTACTTTCGGTGGTATCGGTGACGTATACAATGCCTTCATTCCATCATTGACACTTGGATGTGGTTCATATGGACACAATTCAGTCGGTGATAATGTGAGTGCGATCAACCTTCTAAACATCAAGAAAGTAAGGAAACGTAGAAATAATATGCAGTGGTTTAAAGTTCCTTCAAAAATTTACTTCGAACGCAATTCTATCCAATACCTTCAAACATGTGAAGATATTGAACGCGTTATGATTGTTACAGACAAATCGATCGAAAAACTTGGTTTTGTTCAACGCATTATTGACCAATTGAACAAACGCAGCAACCGTGTAACTGTCCAAGTCTTCTCAGACGTTGAACCAGACCCAGATATCACAACTGTAGAACGTGGTACTGAAGTAATGAGAGCATTTGAACCAGACACAATCATCGCTCTTGGTGGTGGTTCTCCAATGGATGCAGCCAAAGTAATGTGGCTCTTCTACGAACAACCACAAATCGACTTCCGTGACTTGGTTCAAAAATTCATGGATATCCGTAAACGGGCCTTCCGCTTCCCATCACTTGGTAAAAAAGCGAAATACATTGGTATTCCAACAACTTCAGGTACAGGTTCAGAAGTAACACCATTTGCCGTTATCTCTGATAAGAAAAACAACCGTAAGTATCCATTGGCTGACTATTCATTGACACCAACTATTGCGATTGTTGATCCTGCTTTGGTTGAGTCAGTTCCAGACTTCATCGCTGCGGACACAGGTATGGACGTCTTGACTCACGCGACTGAAGCCTACACTTCAAACTTTGCTAACGACTACACAGACGGTATCGCCCTTCAAACAATCAAACTTGTCTTTGAATGGTTGGAAAAATCTGTTAAGACAGCTGATCCAGAAGCTCGCGAAAAAATGCACAATGCATCTACAATGGCTGGTATGGCCTTTGCCAATGCCTTCCTTGGTATGAGCCACTCAATGGCCCACAAGATCGGTGCGGTTCACCATACTGTTCACGGACGTACAAACGCAATCTTGCTTCCATACGTTATCCGTTACAATGGTACTCGCCCATCTAAGACGACTACATGGCCTAAGTATAACTACTGGAAAGCTGACGAAAAATTCCAAGATATTGCTAGAATGCTTGGATTGCCTCACTCAACTCCAGAAGAAGCGGTTGAAGCGTATGCCAAAGCAGTTTACGATCTTGGTGAAGCAGTTGGAATCACAATGAACTTCAAAGGCTTTGGAATCGATGAAAAAGCTTGGAAAGACAGCTTGCATGAAATTGCCTTGCTTGCTTATGAAGACCAATGTTCACCTGCTAACCCACGCTTGCCAATGGTAGCTGACATGGAAGAAATCATGGCAGATGCTTACTATGGTTATGCAGAACGACCAGGACGTCGCAAATAATTGTTTATCAGCCTAGAGGCAGGAGTTATCCTGTCTCTTTTTTGTAAACTCTGAAAGAGTTGAAATTGTAGTTTCACCTTGATAATGAAGAGAATATGCAGATATTATAAAAGATTCTAGTGATATGCTTTGGAAATAAAAGAATGGATGAATAAAAAGGGGGAGAAAAAGTAGAAAAGCAGGAGAGAAAATCAACGCCCGTACTTGCAATTCAACTCAAATAGTTATATAATAGGTTTGTTGAAAGGTGATTTGTAGTGATTCAAGTTACTCTTTTCACAATAAAAATTTCATGATTTTCATAAGGAGGAAATCACTAATGGTAGTTAAAGTTGGTATTAACGGTTTCGGACGTATCGGTCGTCTTGCTTTCCGCCGTATCCAAAACGTAGAAGGTGTTGAAGTTACTCGCATCAACGACCTTACAGATCCAGTTATGCTTGCACACTTGTTGAAATACGATACAACTCAAGGTCGTTTCGACGGTACTGTAGAAGTTAAAGAAGGTGGATTCGAAGTTAACGGTAAATTCGTTAAAGTTTCTGCTGAACGTGATCCAGAACAAATCGACTGGGCTACTGACGGTGTAGAAATCGTTCTTGAAGCAACTGGTTTCTTTGCTAAGAAAGCAGCGGCTGAAAAACACTTGCACGCTGGAGGAGCTAAAAAAGTTGTTATCACTGCTCCTGGTGGAAGCGATGTTAAAACAGTTGTATTTAACACTAACCACGACGTTCTTGACGGTACTGAAACAGTTATCTCAGGTGCTTCATGTACTACAAACTGCTTGGCTCCAATGGCTAAAGCTCTTCAAGACAACTTCGGTGTTGTAGAAGGATTGATGACTACTATCCACGCTTACACTGGTGACCAAATGATCCTTGACGGACCACACCGTGGTGGTGACCTTCGCCGTGCTCGTGCTGGTGCTGCAAACATCGTTCCTAACTCAACTGGTGCTGCTAAAGCTATCGGTCTTGTAATCCCAGAATTGAACGGTAAACTTGACGGATCTGCACAACGTGTTCCAACTCCAACTGGATCAGTTACTGAATTGGTAGCAGTTCTTGAAAAGAACGTTACTGTTGATGAAGTGAACGCAGCTATGAAAGCAGCTTCAAACGAATCATACGGTTACACAGAAGATCCAATCGTATCTTCAGATATCGTAGGTATGTCTTACGGTTCATTGTTTGACGCAACTCAAACTAAAGTTCTTGATGTTGACGGTAAACAATTGGTTAAAGTTGTATCATGGTACGACAACGAAATGTCATACACTGCACAACTTGTACGTACTCTTGAATACTTCGCAAAAATCGCTAAATAATTCTTGAGTCGATAAAAGCAAGGCCTTCTGGTCTTGCTTTTTTGTATAGAAAAATGGATGATAGTGTCATCCATTTTGTTTTAATTCTATTTCGAAAGTATCCGAGAGGGCAGTGAAACTCAATTTTTCTAAGGTGAGTGGATGAGTAAAGGAGAGTCGAAAGGCGTGGAGCATCAGCCGGCTCGTTTTTGATCTAGAGTTATAGAGAGGATCGCCCAGGATAGGATGCTTGTGATGAGAGAGGTGAACACGGATTTGATGTGTTCGACCGGTCTTTAGTTTGCAACGAACAAGGGTAGTCTTGTTTGGGAATTGTTTTAATCGACTGATATGTGTTTCAGCATATTGTCCATTTTTTGCATCAACTATTCTTTTTCTACGATCGTGTCGATCACGACCAATTTTATCTCGAAAGACAAGTTCTTTACTCTCTACTCGCCCTTCTATAAGTGCCCAGTACTCACGAGCGATTTCCTTTTTTTCCAACAAACGATTGAGAATGGGTAAGATAAAAGGATTTTTAGCAAAAAGCACTAAACCGCTTGTTTCCATATCCAGGCGATGAACGACATAGCAGGTTTGGCCAACGTAGGCAGAGACGTGATTGAGAAGGGCAATTTCACCAGGTTGATTTCCGTGAGTTTTCATTCCTTCTGGCTTGTTGACGATAATGAGATGTTGGTCTTGGTAAATCTCTTGAACGAGGTCTAGATTTCCCCAAAGGATTTCTTTTTTGGGATAATCTTCCTCGTCAAAAGTCAACTGGCAAATGTCACCTGGTTTGACCATCTCGTTCCAGTGAACTTGTTTGTGATTAATTAAGATGTTCTTCTTTATTCTCAAAAAATGGCGGATTTTTCTAGGGATGAGGAGTTGTTCCTCTAGAAATTGTTTGACCGTCATTTGAGGCAAAGATTCGGGTAATGTAAATGTGAATTGCATACAGATATTGTAACAAAAAAAGCCCTATTTGGATAGGGAGTAGCTAAATTCTTGAGTTCCTATGGTGAAGATGATAAAATAAACGCATGAAATTAGATAAATTATTTGAGAAGTTTCTTTCTCTCTTTAAAAAAGAAACGAATGAATCAGCGGAGTCTGATTCGACTAGCATGCGTCGTTCACGGAGCGATAGAAAAAAATTGTCCCAAGTAGGCCCAATTCGGAAATTTTGGCGCCGTTATCATCTGACAAAAATCGTCATCATATTAGGGTTAAGTGCAGGTTTGCTAGTAGGAACCTACCTATTTGCGATAGCCAAGTCGACCAATGTCAATGACTTGCAAAATGCCTTGAAAACGCGAACTCTGATTTTTGACCGCGAAGAAAAAGAGGCAGGAGCCCTATCAGGTCAAAAAGGAACCTATGTTGAACTGACAGATATCAGTAAAGACTTGCAGAATGCTGTTGTTGCGACAGAGGACCGTTCCTTTTATAAAAATGATGGGATTAACTACGGTCGTTTCTTTCTAGCCATCCTTACCGCGGGTCGTTCTGGAGGGGGCTCCACCATCACTCAACAGTTGGCGAAAAATGCCTATCTTTCCCAGGACCAGACCGTTGAACGGAAGGCCAAGGAGTTTTTCCTTGCCTTAGAGTTGACCAAGAAATACAGCAAGGAGCAAATCCTTACTATGTACCTTAATAACGCCTACTTTGGAAATGGGGTATGGGGTGTTGAAGATGCAAGTAAGAAATATTTCGGTGTATCGGCTTCACAACTAACGCTTGATCAGGCGGCCACTCTAGCAGGGATGCTCAAGGGACCAGAATTGTATAATCCATTAAATTCTGTTGAGACTTCGACCAACCGTAGGGATACTGTTTTGCAAAATATGGTTGCAGCGGGCTATATTGATAAAAATAAAGAGATCGAAGCGGCTGGAGTAGATATGGCTTCTCAACTGCAAGATAAGTATGAAGGCAAAGTTTCGGATTATCGTTACCCGTCCTATTTTGATGCAGTTGTCAACGAAGCAGTTTCCAAGTACAATCTTACAGAAGAAGAGATTGTCAACAACGGCTATCGAATTTACACAGAGCTTGACCAAAACTACCAAGCAAACATGCAGGTTATTTACGAAAACACTTCGCTATTTCCAACAGCAGAAGACGGAACACATGCCGAATCAGGTAGTGTCGCTCTAGAACCCAAGACTGGTGGAGTGCGTGGAGTTGTTGGTCGTGTAGCTGGTGATGACAAACCAGGCTTTCGCAATTTCAACTATGCCACTCAGTCTAAGCGTAGCCCAGGCTCAACCATTAAACCTTTAGTCGTTTATACACCCGCAGTAGAAGCAGGGTGGGCCTTGAACAAGCAACTGGATAATCATACGATGCAGTACAACAGTTATCAAGTAGACAACTATGCAGGTATTAAGACATCTCCAGAAGTACCTATGTATCAGGCTTTGGCGGAATCACTCAACCTACCAGCTGTTGCGACAGTAAATGCATTAGGTATTGACAAAGCTTTTGACGCTGGGGAGAGATTTGGCCTGAATATGGAAAAAGTTGACCGAGTTCTTGGAGTTGCTCTTGGTGGAGGTGTGGAGACGAATCCTCTCCAGATGGCGCAAGCCTATGCAGCCTTTGCCAATGGAGGTTTGATGCCTGAGGCGCATTTCATCACTCGCATTGAAAATGCCAGTGGTCAGGTCGTCAAGAGTCATAAAAACTCCCAAAAACGAGTGATTGATAAGTCGGTAGCCGATAAGATGACCAGTATGATGCTAGGAACATTTACCAATGGTACGGGAATTAGTTCGTCACCAGCGGATTACGTTATGGCTGGTAAAACAGGTACGACTGAAGCTGTTTTCAACCCAGAATATACCAGTGACCAGTGGGTGATCGGCTATACTCCGGATGTGGTAATCAGCCACTGGCTCGGCTTCCCAACAACAGATGAGAACCATTATCTAGCAGGTTCGACCTCCAATGGAGCAGCCCATGTCTTTAGAAGTATGGCTAATACCATTTTACCTTACACTACAGGTAGCACTTTTACAGTTGAGAATGCTTATAAACAAAATGGTATTGAACCAGAAAATACGAAAAAGCAGGTTGTTGAAAATGAGACAAACCAGTCTGAGGACCCAATAGGAGATATTCGTAGTCGTGCACAAAATCTTGTAGATGAAGCAGGCCGTGCGATTTCAGAAGCTAAAATAAAAGAAAAAGCCCAGACAATATGGGACTCAATCCTTAATCTATTTCGTTAAGAGGCTTGTCAAAGCCTAGGTTTCTTGTTATAATAGATAAGATGGAGGCGTTATGGCACTAAAAAAAGCAAGCCTAGCTTGTGCAGTTTGTGGTTCAAGGAATTACTCAATCAAAATTAGTGGGAACCCCAAGCCAACACGACTAGAAGTAAATAAATTTTGTAAACATTGTGGAAAATATACGACACATAGAGAAACGAGATAGGAGAGAACGATGGGTTTTATTAAGGATATTTTTAAACTTCTTAAAGAAACAACTTGGCCAACTCGCAAAGAAAGCTGGAGAGATTTTCGCTCTATTATGGAATATACAGCCTTCTTTGTGGTCATCATTTACATTTTTGACCAGTTGATTGTTTCAGGTTTGATTCGATTTATTAACATTTTTTAGAAGAAAAGTGGAAAGCTTCTGCTAGCTTTCTTCTATATATGTATGA
This Streptococcus oralis DNA region includes the following protein-coding sequences:
- a CDS encoding MORN repeat-containing protein; the encoded protein is MEKLKQFYEKCRVYLTRPRIELIAVVVMVICALSVFLLNTPKKGVLTLDSGALVYDGTLVRGKMNGQGTLTFENGDQYTGDFNNGAFNGKGTFQSKDGWKYEGDFVNGQAEGQGKLTTEQEVVYEGTFKQGVFQQKQ
- a CDS encoding low molecular weight protein-tyrosine-phosphatase, whose amino-acid sequence is MKKIVFVCLGNICRSPMAEFVMKSMTSDYQVESRATSSWEHGNPIHKGTQAIFQQYQIPYDKDKTSLQIGREDFESFDYIIGMDASNLSDLRHMCPQELQYKIYSFASESVPDPWYTGDFEETYTRITSGCQSWLDRLEKESDNGKA
- the adhE gene encoding bifunctional acetaldehyde-CoA/alcohol dehydrogenase, giving the protein MADKKTVTPEEKQLAAEKHVDGLVKKALVALDEMRKLNQEQVDYIVAKASVAALDAHGILAQHAVEETGRGVFEDKATKNLFACEHVVNNMRGVKTVGVIEDDPITGLTKIAEPVGVICGVTPTTNPTSTAIFKSLIALKTRNPIVFAFHPSAQESSAHAAQIVRDAAIAAGAPENCVQWITKPSMEATGALMNHEGVATILATGGNAMVKAAYSCGKPALGVGAGNVPAYVEKSADLRQAAHDIVMSKSFDNGMVCASEQAVIIDKEVYDEFVEEFKSYHTYFVNKKEKALLEEFCFGVKANSKNCAGAKLNANIVGKPAAWIAEQAGFSVPEGTNILAAECAEVGPKEPLTREKLSPVIAVLKAEDTEDGLKKARQMVEFNGLGHSAAIHTKDEALAKRFGTEIKAMRIIWNSPSTFGGIGDVYNAFIPSLTLGCGSYGHNSVGDNVSAINLLNIKKVRKRRNNMQWFKVPSKIYFERNSIQYLQTCEDIERVMIVTDKSIEKLGFVQRIIDQLNKRSNRVTVQVFSDVEPDPDITTVERGTEVMRAFEPDTIIALGGGSPMDAAKVMWLFYEQPQIDFRDLVQKFMDIRKRAFRFPSLGKKAKYIGIPTTSGTGSEVTPFAVISDKKNNRKYPLADYSLTPTIAIVDPALVESVPDFIAADTGMDVLTHATEAYTSNFANDYTDGIALQTIKLVFEWLEKSVKTADPEAREKMHNASTMAGMAFANAFLGMSHSMAHKIGAVHHTVHGRTNAILLPYVIRYNGTRPSKTTTWPKYNYWKADEKFQDIARMLGLPHSTPEEAVEAYAKAVYDLGEAVGITMNFKGFGIDEKAWKDSLHEIALLAYEDQCSPANPRLPMVADMEEIMADAYYGYAERPGRRK
- the pbp2a gene encoding penicillin-binding protein PBP2A is translated as MKLDKLFEKFLSLFKKETNESAESDSTSMRRSRSDRKKLSQVGPIRKFWRRYHLTKIVIILGLSAGLLVGTYLFAIAKSTNVNDLQNALKTRTLIFDREEKEAGALSGQKGTYVELTDISKDLQNAVVATEDRSFYKNDGINYGRFFLAILTAGRSGGGSTITQQLAKNAYLSQDQTVERKAKEFFLALELTKKYSKEQILTMYLNNAYFGNGVWGVEDASKKYFGVSASQLTLDQAATLAGMLKGPELYNPLNSVETSTNRRDTVLQNMVAAGYIDKNKEIEAAGVDMASQLQDKYEGKVSDYRYPSYFDAVVNEAVSKYNLTEEEIVNNGYRIYTELDQNYQANMQVIYENTSLFPTAEDGTHAESGSVALEPKTGGVRGVVGRVAGDDKPGFRNFNYATQSKRSPGSTIKPLVVYTPAVEAGWALNKQLDNHTMQYNSYQVDNYAGIKTSPEVPMYQALAESLNLPAVATVNALGIDKAFDAGERFGLNMEKVDRVLGVALGGGVETNPLQMAQAYAAFANGGLMPEAHFITRIENASGQVVKSHKNSQKRVIDKSVADKMTSMMLGTFTNGTGISSSPADYVMAGKTGTTEAVFNPEYTSDQWVIGYTPDVVISHWLGFPTTDENHYLAGSTSNGAAHVFRSMANTILPYTTGSTFTVENAYKQNGIEPENTKKQVVENETNQSEDPIGDIRSRAQNLVDEAGRAISEAKIKEKAQTIWDSILNLFR
- the rpmG gene encoding 50S ribosomal protein L33, with translation MALKKASLACAVCGSRNYSIKISGNPKPTRLEVNKFCKHCGKYTTHRETR
- the secE gene encoding preprotein translocase subunit SecE, which translates into the protein MGFIKDIFKLLKETTWPTRKESWRDFRSIMEYTAFFVVIIYIFDQLIVSGLIRFINIF
- a CDS encoding RluA family pseudouridine synthase codes for the protein MQFTFTLPESLPQMTVKQFLEEQLLIPRKIRHFLRIKKNILINHKQVHWNEMVKPGDICQLTFDEEDYPKKEILWGNLDLVQEIYQDQHLIIVNKPEGMKTHGNQPGEIALLNHVSAYVGQTCYVVHRLDMETSGLVLFAKNPFILPILNRLLEKKEIAREYWALIEGRVESKELVFRDKIGRDRHDRRKRIVDAKNGQYAETHISRLKQFPNKTTLVRCKLKTGRTHQIRVHLSHHKHPILGDPLYNSRSKTSRLMLHAFRLSFTHPLTLEKLSFTALSDTFEIELKQNG
- the gap gene encoding type I glyceraldehyde-3-phosphate dehydrogenase encodes the protein MVVKVGINGFGRIGRLAFRRIQNVEGVEVTRINDLTDPVMLAHLLKYDTTQGRFDGTVEVKEGGFEVNGKFVKVSAERDPEQIDWATDGVEIVLEATGFFAKKAAAEKHLHAGGAKKVVITAPGGSDVKTVVFNTNHDVLDGTETVISGASCTTNCLAPMAKALQDNFGVVEGLMTTIHAYTGDQMILDGPHRGGDLRRARAGAANIVPNSTGAAKAIGLVIPELNGKLDGSAQRVPTPTGSVTELVAVLEKNVTVDEVNAAMKAASNESYGYTEDPIVSSDIVGMSYGSLFDATQTKVLDVDGKQLVKVVSWYDNEMSYTAQLVRTLEYFAKIAK